The window CACAGAACATAGCCCGCCTCCTATAGCCGCAGAGGCTGTAAAACTAGATAAGAGAAAGGTATAAAGGGGGCGAGTAGAATACAGCCGTGAATCCAAAATCTGTAGTAATTCCAATGGTTGTAATATCGGCTGTAGGGCCCGCGCAGGCTATGCCAGCTACAGCCGATCGCGGCCGCGTACGCTGGATGGGTGCAGTTGATAACTCCGGCCGGAGTTCGGACGCCGCTGGCGCTTGGGCTTGGAGTATGAGGTCCGGCATTAACGCCCACAACTATATATCATAATATATGATCCAGAAAAAATATACATATATAGTTGTTGCCATTATATTATCTATAACTGTTGTAGCCGCGTTGACGGTTACGGCCATACCGCAGAAGGCGCCTATATGGCGCCCGCCCGTGGGCAACGCCACGTTCGTCCTGACGTGCCCGCTCGCCGGCAACGGCTCCGTGCTGGCTCTCGCCGGGCGTTGCTCCAACGGCAACGTCACGGTGGTGAAGCTCATCCTCAACGGCAGCGGCATGTGGATCAACTACACGGTGAACGGCATACCCTTCGCGCCGTACGCCTTGGGCGGTTCTTGGAGGCGGCTCGCCGTGCCCGTATCGGAGGCGAGGTGGCTCTACATGAAGACGCCTCTGTCCAAGTACCGCGACGTGTACGTCCTCTTCGATATGGACGATGTCAGAGCCTCCGGTGGTAGCATAGAGGGCAACTTCTCGGTGATATACAGCGCGTACGCCATCTCGAGCACCGTGTTCTTGCTAGACAACAAGACCTTGCTGGTGGTCGTGACTACGCGCGCCGTGGGTCTGCACAAGCCGATTAAACTGCCGGTGTCCGAGCACATCAAGCAGTACACCTGGCGCCTATATAACGAGACGAGGCTGGCGCACGAGCAGGCCATAGTCGACGTACTGCAGAGGCTCAAATAACCGTCAAGCTCCGCCCTTTTTGTTGTCCAAAGCGCTAATAAGTGGGGGCGGCCGCGGCTACGTGGACCCGATAGGCGTCGTCGTGCGGGTGCCGTCGACTAACTACTTTATATTCCGCACCTTCATCGGCGTTGAGGCCGAGGGCGGCTCTCTCCTAGTCGCGGGCTCCGACGAGCAGGTTCTCGCCAAGGTGGTCGCCGTGAGGAGGAGGAACGCCGTCGTCGACCCGCGGCTCGTGGCCCAGCTAGACGACGTCGAGTCTGTCAAGTACATAAAGGAGAATCTGGGCGCCGAGTCGCTCCTCTACTACACCGAGGCCAAGGCGGTCGTCGTGGGGGCTCTGAGGGGCGGGAGGCTGAGGAGGCCCTCCAAGCCTCTGAGGCCTCTGGACTACGTCTATAGGGCCCCGCCGGAGCTCGTCGCAGAGTTTCTGGCGCCGCGGGGCGAGGGGCCGTACATCGAGCTGGGGACGGTCTGGGGCTACGACATCCCGGCCTCGGTCGACGCGACGAGGCTCGTGACGCAACACTGCGCCATACTCGCCAGCACTGGGGCGGGCAAGTCTTGGCTGGCCGGCGTCATAATAGAACGCCTCGTCAACGCCGCAGAGGTCTCTGTCGTCGTCTTCGACCCCCACGGCGAGTACTCGGCCATGCAGGTGGCGAGGTCCGAGGCCGGCAAGGCGGTGGCCGACCTCGTCGACGTCTACGTCGTGGGGAAGGTCGACGTGTCGGCGCAGGACAAGGCCTTCGAGGCGAGGTTCGGCGTGGCTAGGCGCTACGAGCGGGTCGCGCTGAATCCCCGGTCCCTCCCCTTGAGGGTCCTGGAGCGGATACTGGAGGGCACCTACGGCCTGACCGACGCCCAGCGGAGGATACTGGAGGAGGGGTGGCAGGCCGCCACGGCCTACGGCGACAGGCAACCGCTGACGGATCTGGAGCAGCTGGTCGAGGAGGTGCTGGAGGGCGGCAAGGCGGCGGCTCCGGGGGGATACGCGGGCGAGATGGCGATGGGCGGCCTCGCCGGGAGGCTGAGGGCTCTCTTCAAGGGTAGCCCGATCTTCCTGGAGCGCTACGGCGAGACCTTCAACGGCGAGCCTGTGAGGCTGTTCGAGCCGGCCAGGCTTTTAACGAGCAGAGGGATAAAGGTGCTGGACCTCTCGGGCCTAGACCTCTTCGACCAGCGGATATTCGTGGCCGTGGCGCTCGACGGCATGTACAAAGCCGCCTTGAGGAGGGCGAACATCCCGACGCTCGTGGTGGTGGAGGAGGCCCACAACTTCGTGCCCGCGAGGGAGTCGCCCGTCAGCAAGCCCTACGTGGTCAAGATAGCGAGGGAGGGGAGGAAGTTCGGGCTGGGGCTGTGCCTCATCTCTCAGAGGCCTACCAAGCTCGATCCCGACGCCCTCTCCCAGTGCATGACCCAGATATTCAAGAGGATAATAAACCCCGTGGATCTGAAGTACGTGGCCGCCGTCGCCGAGCACCTCGACGACCCCTATCAGCTCAGAGGGCTCGACGAGGAGGCGGCGCTGGTCACCGGCGTCTCCGTCTCGCTACCTCTGCTCGTCAAGGTCGGGGAGCGCTGGACGCAACACGGCGGGGTCGGGGCCAGGCTGGCGCCGAGGGCCTGACGCCTAGCTTGCGCCTAAAGCCCTCCTGACGGCCTCTCTGTGGAGCGGCGTCTGCCACGCTACGTACTTCCCGATCCCGAGCTCGGGGTCTCTCTCCGGCGGAGGCGCGTCGACCCAGTGCCCCCGGTCTCTGTCCGGGAGGAAGTACACTATTAGGTTCCTCTCGACCAGCTCGTCGACGAGCTCCTCCGGCGCGTTGTGCCATAGGCGGTCGGGGTCGTCGACGGCTTCCCTGAGGCGGTCTCGCCACCTCTCTACGAAGCCGCGCGAAAGCCCCTTTTCCCTTGCCATGTCGGCGGCGACCTTGTCGACGTCCCAACCGGCTTCATAGAGCCTTTCGAGGATCCGCGGGTTTCCGCCCGTCAGCTTGAAGGCCTCCTCCAGCGGCGGCTTGCCGCCCGGCAGCTGGTCGTACAGCTGTCTGAAGCCCTCCCTCGACATGTTCCACATGAGGTCTGTGGCGGCCCACGAATGTCTGCCTATCTCGCGCAGGCTCGCCCCCTCGCTTGCGGCCGCGACGGCTACCACCTTCTCGTACTCGCCGGGCGGGTGCTCGATGAGGCCCAACATTCCCTTGACGTATATAGCGGCCTTGTCTAGGCCTATCGCCGAGAAGGCGTCGTCGACCAGCACGGCGACCTTCCTCTTCCTCCTCTTGATGGCCTCCTTGGCGAATTCTACGGCGAGCGCCGCGAGCTTCAGCTGGGCTACCCCGAAAGCCTCCGCGGCGGCTTCGGCGAGCCTCTCCACGAAATCCCCCATGTCCGTATACGCCGCGAACTGGAGATGGAGAGGATCGACGTAGATCACCTCGAAGCCCAGCTCCCTGAGAAGCTCCGCAGACTGTTTAAGCCAGGCGGTCTTTCCGCAGCCCTCGGGTCCGTACACCACGTGGGGAAGAGCCGTGCCTCTGTCGGCCCACTCCTCTACGCGCCTCAGCGCGGCCTCGCGGTCGGCGAAGTCTACCGCGAACCCGGCCAGCCTAAGCTTGATACGCCCCACGCGAACTGGTGGACGTCATTTTATATCAACACCGGCGGCCTTCAGCCGCGACTCTCCGGAGATCGGGCGCTTGGGGCGGTCGGAGATATGCTTAAATGCTGGTCGGCGGAGGGGTCCATGAAGGTGTACGTGTCTGTGGATCTGCCCCCAGATCTGGCCGAACGGCTGTCGAAGACCGTGGAGATTGTGGGGAGGGACCGCATTGCCGAGGCAGAGGCCGCCTTGTGTTTCAAGATTACGGCCGAGGAGCTGAGATCTATGCCGAGGCTGAAGTTTATACAGGTCGTGACGGCCGGGCTGGACCACCTCCCCTGGGAGGCCATACCTCCGCACGTGGTCGTGGCCGGCAACGCCGGCTCGAACGCCGTCGCGGTGGCCGAGTTCGCCGTGGCTATGGCCCTCGCCGCATATAAGCGGGTCCTCCACTACAACGAGAAGATGAAGAGGGGCGACTATAAGAGGGATGTGGGGATACCCCTTGTGGCCGGCTCCAAAGCCGCCGTGTTGGGCCTCGGCGAGATCGGGACCAGAGTAGCCGAGATGCTGGCCGCGCTGGGGGCCCGCGTATACGGCTTCTCGCGGACTAGGAAGGAGGGGCCGTGGACCTTCACCGCGGATCTCCTCGAGGCCATGTCGGGCGCGAGGATAGCCGTCTCGGCCCTCCCCTTGACCAAACACACGAGGGGCCTTGTGAAGTACGAGCACCTGGCCGCCATGGATCCCGAGGGGGTCTTCGTCAACGTGGGGAGGGCCGAGGTCGTGGAGAGGGAGGCCGTAGAGAAGATACTGCGCGAGAGGCCCGGCTTCGTATTCGCGTCGGACGTCTGGTGGGCGAGGAACGACTTCGCGAAGGACGCCGACATAATCTCCAGGCCCAACGTGGTGGCGACGCCGTGGATAGCCGGCGGCTACGGCAACGAGCAGGTCTGGCGCCGCATGATGGAGGAGGCCGTCGACAACCTGCTCCGCTGGGTCCGGGGCGAAAGGCCGAGAAATATAGCAAAAAGGGAGGACTATACCTAGCCTATATCCACCCCCTCGCCTTCATTGCCTTGTATATTCTCTCTACGGCTATTACGTATGCGGCGTCTCTCATAGTCCAGCTCTTTTCTTGTATCCACCTCTGGTGTACCCTCCTGAAGTTCTCCGCCATAATCCTCTCGAGCCTAGACCTAGTCTCCTCCTCGTCCCACATAAGCCACTGCAGATTCTCAACCCACTCGAGGTAAGACATGACAACACCCCCAGCGTTAGCCAAGACATCCGGCACAACCACAACGCCCCTCTCGTAAAGAGCCTTCTCAGCCTCAGGCGTAGTAGGCCCGTTAGCACCCTCCACCACAAGCCTAGCCCTAACAGAGCCCACATTATCCTCAGTAATAGCATTCTCAAGAGCAGCAGGAACAAGAATATCGGCATCGACGTATAGGGAGGCCGACGGGTCGTTGACGAACTTGCCGGGGAGCTTTTGGAACTCTAACTCCCTCCTGTAGTATTTCAGGATCAGCTCCGACGGTATGCCGCTCGTGTTGACCACAGTCCCCTTGGTGCTCGACACGGCGACGATCTTAGCGCCCATGTTCTCGAGCCAATAGGCGGCCCACGCCCCCGTGTTGCCGGCTCCGTGTATCGCCACGGTCCTCCCCCGGATATCTCCCCACATGATCTTCGCCATCTCCCTAGCGACGACCGCTACTCCGAATCCTGTGGAGTATTCCCTCACCGGGTTTCCCCATAGCTCTGGCGGCTTCGCGGTGAATACTGCGGGGGCGTTTCTCCCGGCTATTTTGGAGTACTCGTCTACCATCCAGGCCATTATCTGGCTGTTTGTCCCCACGTCGGGCGCCGGTATGTCTAGCTCCTCCCCTATAAGCGGCGCTATAGCCCTAACATAGCCTCTCGACAGCTCCTCCAACTCCCGAGGCGAAAGCCTCTTCGGGTCTACCCTAACAGCCCCCTTAGCCCCTCCATAGGGCAACCCAGCCAAGCTGTTCTTCAACGTCATTATGGTGGCGAGAGC of the Thermoproteus uzoniensis 768-20 genome contains:
- a CDS encoding ATP-binding protein; translation: MDPIGVVVRVPSTNYFIFRTFIGVEAEGGSLLVAGSDEQVLAKVVAVRRRNAVVDPRLVAQLDDVESVKYIKENLGAESLLYYTEAKAVVVGALRGGRLRRPSKPLRPLDYVYRAPPELVAEFLAPRGEGPYIELGTVWGYDIPASVDATRLVTQHCAILASTGAGKSWLAGVIIERLVNAAEVSVVVFDPHGEYSAMQVARSEAGKAVADLVDVYVVGKVDVSAQDKAFEARFGVARRYERVALNPRSLPLRVLERILEGTYGLTDAQRRILEEGWQAATAYGDRQPLTDLEQLVEEVLEGGKAAAPGGYAGEMAMGGLAGRLRALFKGSPIFLERYGETFNGEPVRLFEPARLLTSRGIKVLDLSGLDLFDQRIFVAVALDGMYKAALRRANIPTLVVVEEAHNFVPARESPVSKPYVVKIAREGRKFGLGLCLISQRPTKLDPDALSQCMTQIFKRIINPVDLKYVAAVAEHLDDPYQLRGLDEEAALVTGVSVSLPLLVKVGERWTQHGGVGARLAPRA
- a CDS encoding ATP-binding protein, producing the protein MGRIKLRLAGFAVDFADREAALRRVEEWADRGTALPHVVYGPEGCGKTAWLKQSAELLRELGFEVIYVDPLHLQFAAYTDMGDFVERLAEAAAEAFGVAQLKLAALAVEFAKEAIKRRKRKVAVLVDDAFSAIGLDKAAIYVKGMLGLIEHPPGEYEKVVAVAAASEGASLREIGRHSWAATDLMWNMSREGFRQLYDQLPGGKPPLEEAFKLTGGNPRILERLYEAGWDVDKVAADMAREKGLSRGFVERWRDRLREAVDDPDRLWHNAPEELVDELVERNLIVYFLPDRDRGHWVDAPPPERDPELGIGKYVAWQTPLHREAVRRALGAS
- a CDS encoding 2-hydroxyacid dehydrogenase, producing MKVYVSVDLPPDLAERLSKTVEIVGRDRIAEAEAALCFKITAEELRSMPRLKFIQVVTAGLDHLPWEAIPPHVVVAGNAGSNAVAVAEFAVAMALAAYKRVLHYNEKMKRGDYKRDVGIPLVAGSKAAVLGLGEIGTRVAEMLAALGARVYGFSRTRKEGPWTFTADLLEAMSGARIAVSALPLTKHTRGLVKYEHLAAMDPEGVFVNVGRAEVVEREAVEKILRERPGFVFASDVWWARNDFAKDADIISRPNVVATPWIAGGYGNEQVWRRMMEEAVDNLLRWVRGERPRNIAKREDYT
- a CDS encoding Glu/Leu/Phe/Val family dehydrogenase, giving the protein MQPIQTGENAFLVSVMNYLKRSISLGGFPAELYEFLSRPKRVLVVSIPVRVNGGVVFFEGYRVQHNDALGPYKGGIRFHPEVSLADDMALATIMTLKNSLAGLPYGGAKGAVRVDPKRLSPRELEELSRGYVRAIAPLIGEELDIPAPDVGTNSQIMAWMVDEYSKIAGRNAPAVFTAKPPELWGNPVREYSTGFGVAVVAREMAKIMWGDIRGRTVAIHGAGNTGAWAAYWLENMGAKIVAVSSTKGTVVNTSGIPSELILKYYRRELEFQKLPGKFVNDPSASLYVDADILVPAALENAITEDNVGSVRARLVVEGANGPTTPEAEKALYERGVVVVPDVLANAGGVVMSYLEWVENLQWLMWDEEETRSRLERIMAENFRRVHQRWIQEKSWTMRDAAYVIAVERIYKAMKARGWI